A DNA window from Actinomadura coerulea contains the following coding sequences:
- a CDS encoding IclR family transcriptional regulator, with protein sequence MAEGSIARTLRVLEAVCDHGPETLKVLSERTELAPPTLLRILRLMADEGYVVQQADRTWRGTMLVWRLGCAVNTSVGLSAISREHTDRLTAELDETSVYAVYEQGAVTYAAHSEPVKPVRAHVRLGQRYRLLAVTTGQAVLAQLDEPSVERALAEQAENGDPRDPEQVAAMLAEIRRRGYAVGPGVRWPDLWGCAAPVFDATGDVVGALGMSIPTARAEEIRDRVVAGVLREAEAMSTRLGRPAVVREA encoded by the coding sequence GTGGCCGAGGGTTCGATCGCACGGACGCTGCGAGTGCTCGAGGCGGTCTGCGACCACGGTCCGGAGACTCTCAAGGTGCTCAGCGAGCGCACCGAACTGGCGCCGCCGACGCTGCTGCGGATCCTGCGCCTGATGGCGGACGAAGGCTACGTCGTGCAGCAGGCCGACCGGACCTGGCGCGGGACGATGCTGGTCTGGCGGCTCGGCTGCGCGGTCAACACCTCGGTCGGCCTTTCGGCCATCTCCCGCGAGCACACCGACCGGCTGACCGCCGAACTGGACGAGACGTCGGTCTACGCCGTCTACGAGCAGGGCGCGGTGACCTACGCGGCCCACTCCGAGCCGGTCAAGCCGGTCCGCGCGCACGTGCGCCTCGGCCAGCGATACCGGCTCCTCGCCGTCACCACCGGCCAGGCCGTGCTGGCACAGCTCGACGAGCCGTCCGTCGAACGGGCCCTCGCCGAGCAGGCCGAGAACGGCGATCCACGCGACCCCGAGCAGGTCGCGGCCATGCTGGCTGAGATCCGGCGGCGCGGCTACGCGGTCGGCCCCGGTGTGCGCTGGCCCGACCTGTGGGGGTGCGCCGCGCCCGTCTTCGACGCCACCGGAGACGTCGTGGGCGCCCTCGGCATGTCCATCCCGACCGCGCGCGCGGAGGAGATCCGCGACCGGGTCGTCGCCGGCGTGCTGCGGGAGGCGGAGGCCATGAGCACCCGCCTCGGCCGTCCGGCCGTCGTCCGGGAAGCCTGA
- a CDS encoding acyl-CoA dehydrogenase family protein, whose translation MALRPQLDRTVYGAEHRDFADMVGAFLRDQVAPRVAEFEAAGMVHRDLYRAAGKLGLAGLQIPEEYGGGGQDGFLFNCVVTEQVAYERVTLGSLRVHTDVVTPYVLSLATDEQKRRWLPGMASGELMTSIAMTEPGTGSDLAGMRATLRRDGADWILNGTKTFITGGAQSDLVLVVARSSSSGDDRRAGLTIVAVEADMPGFTRGAELDKLGLRAQDTTELFFDDVRIPATNVLGEEGQAFRYLSSHLAQERLSIAVNSQAQAVAALDLTCEYVREREVFGQRLGGFQNTRFVLAEQATQIAAGQALVDQAMARHERRELAPPAAAQAKLFCTELHGRVADACLQLHGGYGYVWEQDICRMYADARVARIYGGTSEVMKGIIARTLQLT comes from the coding sequence GTGGCTCTGCGACCCCAACTGGACCGGACGGTCTACGGTGCCGAGCACCGGGACTTCGCCGACATGGTCGGAGCCTTCCTGCGCGACCAGGTGGCGCCGCGCGTCGCCGAGTTCGAGGCCGCGGGGATGGTGCACCGGGACCTCTACCGGGCCGCCGGGAAGCTCGGCCTGGCCGGCCTCCAGATCCCGGAGGAGTACGGCGGCGGCGGACAGGACGGCTTCCTCTTCAACTGCGTCGTGACCGAGCAGGTCGCCTACGAGCGGGTGACACTCGGCTCCCTGCGCGTGCACACCGACGTCGTCACCCCGTACGTTCTGTCCCTCGCGACCGACGAGCAGAAGCGCCGCTGGCTCCCGGGGATGGCGAGCGGCGAGCTGATGACGTCGATCGCCATGACGGAGCCGGGCACGGGCTCCGACCTGGCCGGCATGCGCGCCACGCTGCGCCGGGACGGAGCCGACTGGATCCTCAACGGGACGAAGACCTTCATCACCGGCGGCGCGCAGTCGGACCTGGTCCTCGTGGTCGCCCGCTCCTCGTCGTCCGGTGACGACCGCCGCGCCGGGCTGACCATCGTCGCGGTCGAGGCGGACATGCCGGGCTTCACCCGCGGCGCCGAACTCGACAAGCTCGGCCTCAGGGCGCAGGACACGACCGAGCTCTTCTTCGACGACGTGCGCATACCCGCGACCAACGTGCTCGGTGAGGAGGGCCAGGCGTTCCGCTACCTGTCCTCCCATCTGGCACAGGAGCGGCTGTCCATCGCGGTCAACTCGCAGGCCCAGGCCGTCGCGGCGCTGGACCTGACCTGCGAGTACGTGCGCGAGCGGGAGGTGTTCGGGCAGCGGCTCGGCGGGTTCCAGAACACCAGGTTCGTCCTCGCCGAGCAGGCGACGCAGATCGCGGCCGGTCAGGCGCTGGTCGACCAGGCCATGGCCCGGCACGAGCGCCGTGAGCTGGCGCCGCCGGCGGCGGCCCAGGCCAAGCTGTTCTGCACCGAGCTGCACGGCCGGGTGGCCGATGCCTGCCTGCAACTGCACGGCGGTTACGGCTACGTCTGGGAGCAGGACATCTGCCGGATGTACGCCGACGCGCGGGTCGCCCGCATCTACGGCGGGACCAGCGAGGTGATGAAGGGCATCATCGCCCGGACGCTCCAGCTGACCTGA
- a CDS encoding acyl-CoA dehydrogenase family protein, whose amino-acid sequence MSVDTTTPAGGPSAGDGPAGREPMFDTVRDVWDPALLDPEPTYDGMWAELTPHQREIRERAREVAVRELRPRAAHWDETEEFPRRTFEAVLEAGLVGLTIPKRYGGQGESLLEGCIVVEELARACLSTAMSVQPFLNGPWRAIHVLGTEEMKNRLLPGVAAGTNHFAIAMSEPAAGSAGTDLRATLTPDGDGFRLTGTKCWITGGHVADTIIVFARLAGTSGPYGIGAVVLTGRPDGVGEFHIDPKMGIRGVAECLVHFDDVRVDPEDVLVMPEKHSKNGTGILVNQFNPERCGNAAMCTGLGQAALDASVGHLNARRQFDRPLAEFQGLQWKIADMALDVHVSRMLLWRAARSGDGGFPDQTATLMAKLHSSEMVQRVTNTAIGVHGARGYSRRWPVERYFRDGRGLAMGGGTPEVMRNVLGAQVLGVSGSQRRR is encoded by the coding sequence ATGAGCGTCGACACCACGACTCCCGCAGGCGGACCCTCGGCGGGGGACGGCCCGGCAGGGCGGGAGCCGATGTTCGATACGGTCCGCGACGTCTGGGACCCGGCCTTGCTCGACCCGGAGCCGACGTACGACGGCATGTGGGCAGAGCTCACGCCGCACCAGCGCGAGATCCGGGAACGGGCCCGCGAGGTGGCCGTCCGCGAGCTGCGCCCGAGGGCCGCCCACTGGGACGAGACCGAGGAGTTCCCGCGCAGGACGTTCGAAGCCGTCCTTGAAGCCGGGCTCGTCGGCCTCACGATCCCGAAGCGCTACGGCGGCCAGGGCGAGAGCCTGCTCGAAGGATGCATCGTGGTGGAGGAGCTGGCGCGCGCCTGCCTGAGCACCGCGATGTCCGTCCAGCCGTTCCTGAACGGGCCTTGGCGCGCGATCCACGTGCTCGGTACCGAGGAGATGAAGAACCGGCTGCTCCCCGGGGTCGCCGCCGGCACGAACCACTTCGCGATCGCCATGAGCGAGCCGGCCGCCGGCAGCGCCGGCACCGACCTGCGGGCCACCCTGACCCCGGACGGCGACGGATTCCGGCTGACCGGCACCAAGTGCTGGATCACCGGCGGCCACGTCGCGGACACCATCATCGTGTTCGCCCGCCTGGCCGGCACCTCCGGCCCCTACGGCATCGGCGCCGTGGTGCTCACCGGGCGGCCCGACGGGGTGGGCGAGTTCCACATCGACCCGAAGATGGGGATCCGGGGCGTCGCCGAGTGCCTGGTGCACTTCGACGACGTGCGCGTCGACCCGGAGGACGTCCTGGTCATGCCCGAGAAGCACTCCAAGAACGGCACCGGCATCCTGGTCAACCAGTTCAACCCCGAGCGCTGCGGCAACGCCGCCATGTGCACGGGGCTCGGCCAGGCCGCCCTGGACGCGAGCGTCGGCCACCTCAACGCCCGCCGCCAGTTCGACCGCCCGCTCGCGGAGTTCCAGGGCCTCCAGTGGAAGATCGCCGACATGGCGCTGGACGTGCACGTGTCGCGCATGCTGCTGTGGCGGGCCGCCCGCAGCGGGGACGGGGGCTTCCCCGACCAGACGGCGACCCTCATGGCCAAGCTGCACAGCAGCGAGATGGTGCAGCGGGTCACCAACACGGCCATCGGCGTCCACGGCGCGCGCGGCTACTCGCGCCGCTGGCCGGTGGAGCGCTACTTCCGCGACGGGCGCGGCCTCGCCATGGGCGGCGGGACGCCCGAAGTGATGCGCAACGTGCTCGGCGCCCAGGTGCTCGGCGTCAGCGGCAGCCAGCGGAGGAGGTGA
- a CDS encoding SDR family NAD(P)-dependent oxidoreductase: MDIRGKAALVTGAASGLGRATARELVAAGAHVVLLDLESSDGRCVAEEVGAGAAGRVRFAAADVTDSDQVAAAVKAATELGELRALVHCAGRGGPVRVVEKDGTPGSMERFQGVVQTNLIGTFNVLRHAAAAMVALDDLPDGERGACVLTASVAAWEGQIGQLPYAASKAGVVGMTLVAARDLARNHVRVNTIAPGLFDTPILSRVPEQVRDRLAASIPHPARLGDPEDFASLAAHILANPMLNGETIRLDGAIRMAPR; the protein is encoded by the coding sequence ATGGACATCCGGGGCAAGGCGGCACTCGTCACCGGGGCGGCGTCCGGCCTCGGCCGGGCGACCGCGCGGGAGCTGGTCGCCGCCGGGGCGCACGTCGTCCTCCTCGACCTGGAGAGCAGCGACGGCCGGTGCGTCGCCGAGGAGGTCGGCGCGGGCGCCGCGGGCCGGGTGCGGTTCGCCGCCGCCGACGTGACCGACTCCGACCAGGTCGCCGCGGCCGTCAAGGCCGCGACCGAGCTCGGCGAGCTGCGCGCGCTCGTGCACTGCGCCGGACGGGGCGGGCCCGTCCGGGTGGTCGAGAAGGACGGCACGCCGGGCTCCATGGAACGGTTCCAGGGCGTGGTCCAGACCAACCTGATCGGGACGTTCAACGTGCTGCGCCACGCGGCCGCCGCGATGGTCGCCCTTGACGACCTGCCCGACGGCGAGCGTGGCGCGTGCGTGCTCACCGCCTCGGTCGCGGCGTGGGAGGGGCAGATCGGCCAGCTGCCGTACGCCGCGTCCAAGGCCGGTGTGGTCGGCATGACGCTCGTCGCCGCCCGTGATCTGGCCCGGAACCACGTCCGCGTCAACACGATCGCGCCGGGCCTGTTCGACACCCCGATCCTCTCCCGCGTGCCGGAGCAGGTCCGCGACCGCCTGGCCGCCTCGATCCCGCACCCGGCTCGCCTGGGCGATCCCGAGGACTTCGCGTCCCTGGCCGCCCACATCCTCGCCAACCCCATGCTCAACGGCGAAACGATCCGGCTCGACGGCGCCATCCGGATGGCCCCGCGATGA
- a CDS encoding thiolase family protein, which produces MAELRDVVIVDGCRTPMGKGKPGGALSGLHSVELLAQTLAHLVSRTSIDPGIVGDVIVGCVSQAGEQSATPGRMAWLSAGFPVHVPSTTVERKCGSGQQAIEFAAQGIATGMHDVVIAAGVESMSRVPMGIARIEQDPWGPGVAGRFRLVPQGVAAERVAETWGITREEQDRFSADSHRRAQATAVSGGFDEEIVPITLPDGTEVTADETIRPTTTVERLAGLKAVFESEDYAGLLPGRTWSVTAGNSSQLTDGAAAVLLMSAEKAERLGLTPRARITGSSVVGDDPEMMLTGPIPATRRILERTGLRLDDFDAFEVNEAFASVPLAWAKELGVDHARLNPRGGAIALGHPLGASGCRLFVTLLNHLEQTGGTRGLQTMCEAGGLANATVLERIS; this is translated from the coding sequence ATGGCCGAGCTTCGTGACGTCGTCATCGTCGACGGGTGCCGCACCCCCATGGGCAAGGGCAAGCCGGGGGGCGCGCTGAGCGGCCTCCACTCCGTCGAGCTGCTCGCCCAGACCCTCGCCCACCTCGTCTCGCGGACGTCCATCGACCCGGGCATCGTCGGCGACGTCATCGTGGGGTGCGTCAGCCAGGCCGGGGAGCAGTCCGCGACACCCGGCCGGATGGCGTGGCTCTCGGCGGGCTTCCCCGTCCACGTCCCGTCCACCACGGTCGAGCGCAAGTGCGGCTCGGGGCAGCAGGCGATCGAGTTCGCCGCGCAGGGCATCGCGACGGGCATGCACGACGTCGTCATCGCCGCGGGGGTCGAGTCGATGAGCCGCGTCCCGATGGGCATCGCCCGCATCGAGCAGGACCCGTGGGGTCCCGGCGTCGCCGGGCGCTTCCGCCTGGTCCCGCAGGGCGTCGCCGCCGAGCGGGTCGCCGAGACCTGGGGCATCACCCGCGAGGAGCAGGACCGGTTCTCCGCCGACTCCCACCGGCGGGCGCAGGCCACCGCCGTGTCCGGCGGCTTCGACGAAGAGATCGTCCCGATCACCCTTCCGGACGGCACCGAGGTGACCGCCGACGAGACCATCCGCCCGACCACCACGGTCGAACGGCTCGCCGGGCTCAAGGCCGTCTTCGAGTCCGAGGACTACGCCGGCCTCCTGCCGGGCCGCACCTGGTCGGTCACCGCCGGGAACAGCTCCCAGCTCACCGACGGAGCGGCGGCCGTGCTGCTGATGAGCGCGGAGAAGGCCGAGCGGCTCGGCCTCACCCCCCGCGCGCGGATCACCGGCTCGTCCGTCGTCGGCGACGACCCCGAGATGATGCTGACCGGCCCCATCCCGGCGACCCGGCGGATCCTGGAGCGCACCGGCCTCCGGCTCGACGACTTCGACGCCTTCGAGGTCAACGAGGCCTTCGCGTCCGTCCCGCTCGCCTGGGCCAAGGAACTCGGGGTCGACCACGCCCGGCTGAACCCGCGCGGCGGCGCGATCGCGCTCGGCCACCCGCTCGGCGCGAGCGGATGCCGCCTCTTCGTCACCCTGCTCAACCACCTGGAGCAGACCGGCGGCACCCGCGGTCTCCAGACCATGTGCGAGGCCGGCGGCCTCGCGAACGCGACCGTCCTCGAACGGATCTCCTGA
- a CDS encoding acyl-CoA dehydrogenase family protein, producing the protein MTTTSDPRPADPAPAGQQTDLSELREIARQVAEKRYAPRVEQWDRDRTVITHDERRYLGSLGWLGIALPEEYGGAGGTFAEALAVVEELAKVWPPAAFQVFEANVGPAQHLVRLGTEEQKRRFLPGVISGDNAMAIGISEPDAGSAATDMVTRAEIKGDTVVVRGLKRWISNGGDADRYLVYCRMNDLPGAKGIGAVIVEADRKGVSFGARERLMGFRGLPSADVILDDVEVPVENIVARPPDGFRDLFSMFSIERLGNTTMSLALGQAALDKTIAYVQEREQFGRPIAEFQAVQVTLADMLLEVESVRMLRDRAVAGLDAGTPSTLHVSLAKCAANEMAKRVTDMAMMLHGANGYTEEYGLERLHRDAHGWALAGGTPNIQRTRIAAELLGRSFDQRPARRKAAAGGREA; encoded by the coding sequence ATGACCACGACATCCGACCCGCGGCCGGCCGACCCGGCCCCCGCCGGCCAGCAGACCGACCTGTCCGAGCTGCGCGAGATCGCCCGCCAGGTCGCGGAGAAGCGGTACGCCCCCCGCGTCGAGCAGTGGGACCGCGACCGGACCGTCATCACCCATGACGAGCGGCGCTACCTGGGGTCCCTCGGGTGGTTGGGCATCGCCCTGCCCGAGGAGTACGGAGGCGCCGGAGGAACGTTCGCCGAAGCCCTGGCCGTGGTCGAGGAGCTGGCCAAGGTATGGCCGCCGGCGGCCTTCCAGGTCTTCGAGGCCAACGTCGGACCGGCGCAGCACCTGGTGCGGCTCGGCACCGAGGAGCAGAAGCGGCGCTTCCTGCCCGGCGTGATCAGCGGCGACAACGCGATGGCCATCGGCATCTCCGAGCCGGACGCCGGATCGGCCGCCACCGACATGGTCACCCGCGCGGAGATCAAGGGCGACACCGTCGTGGTACGCGGCCTGAAGCGCTGGATCTCCAACGGCGGTGACGCCGACCGCTACCTCGTCTACTGCCGGATGAACGACCTCCCGGGCGCCAAGGGCATCGGGGCCGTGATCGTCGAGGCCGACCGCAAGGGCGTCTCGTTCGGAGCGCGCGAGCGGCTGATGGGCTTCCGGGGCCTGCCGTCCGCGGACGTGATCCTCGACGACGTGGAGGTCCCGGTCGAGAACATCGTCGCCCGGCCCCCCGACGGCTTCCGCGACCTGTTCTCGATGTTCTCCATCGAACGGCTGGGCAACACCACGATGAGCCTCGCGCTGGGGCAGGCCGCCCTGGACAAGACCATCGCCTACGTTCAGGAGCGCGAGCAGTTCGGCCGGCCCATCGCGGAGTTCCAGGCGGTCCAGGTCACCCTCGCGGACATGCTCCTGGAGGTCGAGTCGGTGCGCATGCTCCGCGACCGCGCCGTGGCCGGGCTCGACGCCGGCACCCCGAGCACCCTGCACGTCTCGCTCGCCAAGTGCGCCGCCAACGAGATGGCCAAGCGCGTCACCGACATGGCGATGATGCTGCACGGCGCGAACGGCTACACCGAGGAGTACGGCCTGGAGCGCTTGCACCGGGACGCGCACGGCTGGGCGCTCGCCGGCGGCACCCCCAACATCCAGCGCACCCGTATCGCCGCCGAGCTGCTCGGCCGCTCCTTCGACCAGCGTCCGGCGCGGCGCAAGGCCGCCGCCGGCGGAAGGGAGGCTTGA
- a CDS encoding ABC transporter permease: MTVQTDRGASRNEDGWVERRPDPKQRSAADQARRDGALRLLLGLVLPVGVLLAWEISARSGWIDSRFFSQPSAVGSKAGEDLRSGLLWSELRITIVRLVTGYVIGSLAGILIGLLMSQVKVLRWMLEPLIRALYVIPKLALLPLFLLLFGLGEVPKLVFISLGTFYIVAFTTLSAAMMIPTAFHEVARSYGLSPGQRFRWMIVPAITPQIVSSLKLASGISMLLVIAVEFVNAHEGLGYYTWHAWQVFVPDRMYVGVVTISIVGVLFSGLVGLLGSRLSRWADSEYAQSR; this comes from the coding sequence GTGACCGTGCAGACGGACCGGGGCGCCTCGCGGAACGAGGACGGCTGGGTCGAGCGCCGGCCCGATCCCAAGCAGCGGTCGGCGGCCGACCAGGCGCGGCGCGACGGTGCCCTGCGCCTCCTGCTCGGCCTCGTGCTCCCGGTCGGCGTGCTCCTCGCCTGGGAGATCTCGGCCCGATCGGGCTGGATCGACTCCCGCTTCTTCAGCCAGCCGAGCGCGGTGGGGTCGAAGGCGGGGGAGGACCTGCGGAGCGGGCTGCTCTGGTCCGAGCTCAGGATCACCATCGTCCGGCTGGTGACCGGCTACGTCATCGGATCGCTGGCCGGCATCCTCATCGGCCTGCTGATGAGCCAGGTGAAGGTCCTGCGCTGGATGCTGGAGCCCCTGATCCGCGCGCTCTACGTCATCCCCAAGCTGGCGCTGCTGCCGCTGTTCCTGCTCCTGTTCGGGCTCGGCGAGGTGCCGAAGCTGGTCTTCATCTCCCTCGGCACCTTCTACATCGTCGCCTTCACGACGCTGTCGGCCGCGATGATGATCCCCACCGCGTTCCACGAGGTCGCGCGATCCTACGGCCTGTCGCCCGGCCAGCGCTTCCGCTGGATGATCGTCCCGGCGATCACGCCGCAGATCGTCTCCAGCCTCAAGCTCGCCTCGGGCATCTCCATGCTGCTCGTCATCGCCGTCGAGTTCGTCAACGCCCACGAGGGCCTCGGCTACTACACCTGGCACGCCTGGCAGGTCTTCGTCCCCGACCGGATGTACGTCGGCGTCGTGACCATCTCGATCGTCGGCGTCCTGTTCAGCGGACTGGTCGGGCTGCTCGGCTCCCGCCTGTCGCGCTGGGCGGACAGCGAGTACGCCCAGAGCCGCTGA
- a CDS encoding ABC transporter ATP-binding protein, whose translation MTEAVRSESPPPGGVAPNADKIRIEGLSYRYRRRGREDVAALDDVDLTVGRGEFLSVAGPSGCGKSTLLRVLAGLQKPTGGVVRVRREHQDRPLCAPVFQEYSIFPWRSVEANVRLGLDAAGVDRAEARRRSQEWIERVGLAGFEKALPGNLSGGMKQRVALARAFVVEPEILLMDEPFAALDAQLRKVLQEELLAIVREHSHTVFFVTHNLDEAILLSDRIALMSARPGRVRRIVDVPFARPRSAALRKDPQFARLEEDLWADLKDDVEATEGAVQ comes from the coding sequence ATGACTGAGGCCGTGCGCTCCGAGTCGCCCCCGCCGGGCGGCGTCGCGCCGAACGCCGACAAGATCCGCATCGAGGGGCTGTCCTACCGATACCGTCGTCGCGGCAGGGAGGACGTCGCCGCCCTCGACGACGTCGACCTGACCGTCGGCCGCGGCGAGTTCCTCTCGGTCGCCGGACCGTCGGGGTGCGGGAAGTCGACGCTGCTGCGGGTGCTCGCGGGGCTGCAGAAGCCCACCGGCGGAGTCGTCCGGGTCCGCCGTGAACACCAGGACCGCCCGCTCTGCGCCCCGGTGTTCCAGGAGTACTCGATCTTTCCGTGGCGCTCGGTCGAGGCGAACGTGCGCCTGGGGCTCGACGCCGCCGGTGTGGACCGCGCCGAGGCGCGCCGCCGCTCCCAGGAGTGGATCGAGCGGGTCGGCCTCGCCGGGTTCGAGAAGGCGCTTCCGGGCAACCTGTCCGGAGGCATGAAGCAGCGCGTCGCCCTGGCCCGCGCGTTCGTCGTCGAGCCCGAGATCCTGCTGATGGACGAGCCCTTCGCGGCGCTCGACGCGCAACTGCGCAAGGTGCTCCAGGAGGAACTGCTCGCCATCGTCCGCGAGCACAGCCACACGGTCTTCTTCGTCACCCACAACCTCGACGAGGCGATCCTCCTCTCCGACCGGATCGCCCTGATGTCGGCCCGGCCGGGACGTGTCCGCCGCATCGTCGACGTCCCGTTCGCGCGCCCGCGGTCGGCGGCGCTGAGGAAGGACCCGCAGTTCGCTCGGCTGGAGGAGGATCTCTGGGCCGACCTGAAGGACGACGTCGAGGCGACCGAGGGGGCCGTCCAGTGA
- a CDS encoding LLM class flavin-dependent oxidoreductase, with protein MRLCANWLPLSPGMTREVAARCEAAGLWGIGIGDSPNYGELYSACTDALGATSSLVVSTSVTNPVTRHWSVHASAVRTLAAAHPGRFRLGFGRGDSAVRTFGLRPASLAGLEDFGRSVAESARAAGVAPFLLVAASGPATARSAGRVADGVIAGVGGDPAALGTIRERAQESRDAAAAPLEIWASMRIAIGRDDDEVRELRRRLVPRAVSASHFAFASTFEGKNVPAEYAGVLAERYAAYDYGSHGRSGATSNATMFADRPDIEDYLLGRFAVVGRADECRARLEELSAHVDGVYLSLLFEDALPQIDRIGAMLA; from the coding sequence ATGCGCCTGTGCGCCAACTGGCTCCCGCTGTCCCCCGGCATGACCCGGGAGGTGGCCGCCCGGTGCGAGGCGGCCGGCCTGTGGGGCATCGGGATCGGCGACTCCCCCAACTACGGGGAGCTGTACTCCGCCTGCACAGACGCGCTCGGCGCGACGTCCTCCCTGGTCGTCAGCACCAGCGTGACCAACCCCGTGACCCGGCACTGGTCGGTGCACGCCAGCGCCGTGCGGACCCTGGCCGCCGCCCACCCCGGACGGTTCCGACTGGGGTTCGGCCGGGGCGACTCGGCCGTCCGCACCTTCGGCCTGAGGCCCGCGTCCCTGGCCGGCCTCGAAGACTTCGGACGCTCGGTGGCCGAGTCCGCGCGCGCGGCCGGCGTCGCCCCCTTCCTGCTCGTCGCGGCGAGCGGCCCCGCGACCGCGCGCAGCGCCGGGCGCGTCGCCGACGGCGTCATCGCCGGCGTCGGCGGGGACCCCGCCGCGCTCGGCACGATCCGCGAGCGCGCGCAGGAGTCCCGCGACGCGGCCGCCGCTCCGCTGGAGATCTGGGCCTCGATGCGGATCGCGATCGGACGGGACGACGACGAGGTGCGCGAACTGCGGCGGCGCCTCGTCCCGCGCGCGGTGAGCGCCTCGCACTTCGCCTTCGCGTCGACCTTCGAGGGCAAGAACGTGCCCGCGGAGTACGCCGGCGTGCTGGCCGAGCGCTACGCGGCCTACGACTACGGCTCGCACGGCCGCTCCGGCGCGACCTCGAACGCGACGATGTTCGCGGACCGGCCCGACATCGAGGACTACCTGCTCGGCCGCTTCGCCGTCGTGGGGCGTGCGGACGAGTGCCGGGCCCGGCTGGAGGAGCTCTCGGCGCACGTCGACGGCGTCTACCTGTCGCTGCTCTTCGAGGACGCCCTACCCCAGATCGACCGGATCGGCGCGATGCTCGCATAG
- a CDS encoding enoyl-CoA hydratase/isomerase family protein, whose product MKQESSPGDEVRLAFEGPVATITIDRPAVRNAMDRNAWTVLADHMEAVARSDARVLVLTGAGGHFCAGADTSARRRADLHPLDRLGHVTAPLVALQELPLPVVAKVDGPAVGAGLSLALTADLVVATTRSRFGTAFARRGLSLDTGSSWLLPRVVGLQAAKRLAYLAETLDAEEARRLGLVTWLVPPGEADAFTDDLALRLAAAPPVAVRLDKELLGRSHERSFREAVAAENVAQVVNIGTDSPTAREAHARGERPVFTGRWRG is encoded by the coding sequence GTGAAACAGGAGAGCAGTCCCGGCGACGAGGTCCGACTCGCCTTCGAGGGGCCCGTGGCCACCATCACGATCGACCGTCCGGCCGTCCGCAACGCGATGGACCGGAACGCCTGGACCGTCCTGGCCGACCACATGGAGGCGGTCGCCCGGTCGGACGCGCGCGTGCTGGTGCTCACCGGAGCGGGCGGCCACTTCTGCGCGGGCGCCGACACCTCGGCGCGGCGGCGCGCCGACCTGCACCCCCTGGACCGCCTCGGCCACGTCACCGCGCCACTGGTCGCCCTGCAAGAACTGCCGCTCCCGGTCGTGGCGAAGGTCGACGGCCCCGCCGTGGGCGCCGGCCTGAGCCTCGCGCTGACGGCCGACCTCGTCGTGGCCACGACCCGGTCCCGGTTCGGGACGGCCTTCGCGCGCCGCGGGCTGTCGCTCGACACCGGGTCGTCGTGGCTGCTGCCCCGGGTCGTCGGCCTGCAGGCGGCCAAGCGGCTGGCCTACCTGGCCGAGACGCTCGACGCGGAGGAGGCCCGCCGGCTCGGCCTGGTGACCTGGCTCGTCCCGCCCGGCGAGGCCGACGCGTTCACCGACGACCTGGCGCTGCGCCTCGCCGCGGCCCCGCCCGTCGCCGTCCGGCTCGACAAGGAACTGCTCGGCCGCTCCCACGAGCGGTCGTTCCGGGAGGCCGTCGCGGCCGAGAACGTCGCCCAGGTGGTCAACATCGGGACCGACTCCCCGACCGCGCGGGAGGCGCACGCCCGGGGCGAACGTCCCGTCTTCACCGGCCGCTGGCGCGGTTGA